A window of Komagataeibacter medellinensis NBRC 3288 contains these coding sequences:
- the rplF gene encoding 50S ribosomal protein L6, with amino-acid sequence MSRVGKYPVEVPSGVQVSITDGVLTAKGKLGELKLLLSGHVAVDVADGKVAVKPVGTLAQARMMWGTTRSLIAGMVKGVSEGFSKTLEISGTGYRAAVQGKNLVMNLGYSHDIVYAIPEGIKITTPRPTAVTVEGIDKQRVGQVALDIRSFRKPEPYKGKGVRYETETIRRKEGKKK; translated from the coding sequence ATGTCGCGAGTGGGCAAATATCCCGTCGAAGTTCCGTCGGGCGTTCAGGTTTCCATTACTGATGGTGTGCTGACGGCAAAAGGCAAGCTTGGTGAACTCAAGCTGCTGCTGTCCGGGCATGTTGCAGTCGATGTTGCTGACGGCAAGGTTGCGGTCAAGCCGGTTGGTACGCTGGCTCAGGCCCGTATGATGTGGGGGACCACGCGTTCCCTGATCGCGGGTATGGTCAAGGGCGTATCCGAAGGGTTTTCCAAGACTCTGGAAATCTCCGGCACAGGTTACCGTGCTGCGGTGCAGGGCAAGAACCTGGTCATGAACCTTGGTTATTCGCATGACATCGTCTATGCGATTCCTGAAGGTATCAAGATCACCACCCCGCGGCCGACGGCCGTGACGGTCGAGGGAATCGACAAGCAGCGGGTTGGTCAGGTGGCACTGGATATCCGTAGCTTCCGCAAGCCCGAGCCCTACAAGGGCAAGGGTGTCCGTTATGAAACGGAAACCATCCGTCGCAAGGAAGGCAAGAAGAAATAA
- the rpsH gene encoding 30S ribosomal protein S8 yields MSLSDPLGDLLTRIRNAQRARHAACVAPASKLRASVLEALRREGYIRGFSREELRKGVAQLRIELKYLDGEPVIKEIHRVSKPGRRVYSKIKELPRVYAGLGVSILSTPRGVLSDAEARAANVGGEVLCRVF; encoded by the coding sequence ATGTCACTTTCTGATCCTTTGGGTGATCTGCTCACCCGGATCCGCAACGCGCAGCGTGCACGGCATGCTGCCTGCGTGGCGCCGGCTTCCAAGCTGCGCGCCAGTGTTCTCGAGGCCCTGCGCCGCGAGGGCTATATTCGTGGTTTCTCCCGCGAGGAACTGCGCAAGGGTGTGGCCCAGCTGCGCATCGAGCTGAAGTATCTCGATGGTGAGCCGGTCATCAAAGAAATCCACCGTGTGTCCAAGCCTGGCCGCCGTGTCTATTCCAAGATCAAGGAATTACCGCGCGTCTATGCCGGGCTGGGTGTGTCGATCCTGTCGACTCCCCGCGGTGTTCTGTCCGATGCGGAGGCCCGCGCTGCCAATGTTGGCGGTGAAGTCCTCTGCCGTGTGTTCTAA
- the rpsN gene encoding 30S ribosomal protein S14, translating to MAKISAVNRNVKRERMATRDRAKRTALKNIIMDRSLPVEDRFDASLKLAELPRNGSRVRVRLRCKLTGRPRANYRKFELCRIALRDLASNGQIPGMVKSSW from the coding sequence ATGGCCAAAATTTCCGCCGTTAACCGGAATGTCAAGCGCGAGCGCATGGCAACCCGGGATCGGGCTAAGCGGACTGCGTTGAAGAACATCATCATGGACCGCTCTCTGCCGGTCGAGGATCGATTTGATGCATCGCTCAAGCTTGCTGAACTTCCTCGCAATGGTTCGCGCGTCCGCGTGCGTCTGCGCTGCAAGTTGACGGGGCGTCCCCGCGCCAATTACAGAAAGTTCGAACTCTGCCGTATCGCCCTGCGCGACCTGGCCTCCAATGGTCAGATCCCGGGTATGGTTAAATCGAGCTGGTAA
- the rplE gene encoding 50S ribosomal protein L5 translates to MSEVKEARPVPRMQQRYLTEMRAKLREQFGYANEMQVPRLEKIVLNMGVGEAAGDQKKLDAALKEMTLIAGQKPVKTVAKKAIAGFKIREGLPIGCKVTLRRTQMFEFLDRLVTIALPRVRDFRGLPANKGFDGRGNFAMGLKEQIVFPEIEYDKVDEIRGMDIIFVTTAKTDAEAKALLKAFDLPFSA, encoded by the coding sequence ATGTCTGAAGTGAAAGAAGCCCGTCCCGTGCCGCGCATGCAGCAGCGCTACCTGACGGAAATGCGTGCGAAGCTGCGCGAGCAGTTCGGTTACGCCAACGAGATGCAGGTTCCCCGTCTTGAGAAGATCGTCCTGAACATGGGCGTGGGTGAGGCGGCTGGTGACCAGAAGAAGCTGGACGCCGCACTGAAGGAAATGACCCTCATTGCCGGTCAGAAGCCGGTCAAGACGGTTGCCAAGAAGGCGATCGCAGGCTTCAAGATCCGTGAAGGTCTGCCTATCGGCTGCAAGGTGACGCTGCGTCGCACGCAGATGTTCGAGTTCCTTGATCGGCTGGTGACGATCGCCCTGCCGCGCGTGCGTGATTTCCGCGGACTGCCGGCGAACAAGGGTTTCGATGGTCGTGGCAACTTTGCGATGGGCCTGAAGGAACAGATTGTCTTCCCGGAAATCGAATACGACAAAGTAGACGAAATCCGCGGCATGGATATCATCTTCGTGACCACCGCGAAGACGGATGCGGAAGCAAAGGCTCTGCTCAAGGCGTTTGATCTGCCCTTCTCTGCATAA
- the rplX gene encoding 50S ribosomal protein L24 gives MAARIKKGDQVLVITGGSKGTRGEVVTVLPAANKAVVRGVAIAKRHTRPSRMGEQGGIVQKEMPVHLSNLKLIDPKSGDPTKVGFRVLEDGRKVRVAKATGEVIEG, from the coding sequence ATGGCTGCTCGTATCAAGAAGGGTGACCAGGTTCTGGTCATCACCGGTGGTTCCAAGGGAACCCGTGGGGAGGTCGTGACAGTCCTGCCAGCAGCCAACAAGGCCGTTGTGCGTGGTGTAGCGATTGCCAAGCGTCATACCCGTCCCTCCCGCATGGGTGAGCAGGGTGGTATTGTCCAGAAGGAAATGCCCGTTCATCTGTCCAACCTGAAGCTGATCGATCCCAAGAGTGGCGATCCGACCAAGGTCGGCTTTCGCGTTCTGGAAGATGGTCGCAAGGTTCGTGTCGCCAAGGCGACCGGCGAAGTAATCGAAGGCTGA
- the rplN gene encoding 50S ribosomal protein L14, producing MIHPETNLDVADNSGARQVQCIKVLGGSKRKTASVGDVIVVSVKEAIPRGKVKKGDVHQAVIVRTSYPVRRADGSAIRFDRNAAVLINKQQEPIGTRIFGPVVRELRARKFMKIISLAPEVL from the coding sequence ATGATCCATCCCGAGACCAACCTTGACGTCGCCGATAATTCTGGCGCGCGTCAGGTGCAGTGCATCAAGGTGCTGGGCGGTTCCAAGCGGAAGACTGCCTCGGTCGGCGACGTGATTGTCGTGTCCGTCAAGGAAGCCATTCCCCGCGGTAAGGTCAAGAAGGGCGATGTTCACCAGGCGGTGATCGTTCGTACGTCCTACCCGGTGCGTCGTGCTGACGGCAGCGCCATCCGGTTTGACCGCAATGCGGCCGTGCTGATTAACAAGCAGCAGGAGCCGATCGGTACCCGTATTTTTGGCCCGGTCGTGCGTGAACTGCGTGCGCGCAAGTTCATGAAGATCATTTCGCTGGCGCCGGAGGTGCTGTAA
- the rpsQ gene encoding 30S ribosomal protein S17: protein MPRRVLTGRVTSDKMDKTVTVLVDRRIIHPLYKKFIRRSKKYAAHDGLNECKVGDTVRIEECKPISRRKTWTVVVRNGQPLVAAAGATSGAQA, encoded by the coding sequence ATGCCAAGGCGCGTCCTGACCGGGCGGGTAACGAGCGACAAGATGGACAAGACCGTAACGGTTCTTGTCGATCGTCGCATTATCCACCCGCTGTATAAGAAGTTCATTCGTCGCTCCAAGAAGTATGCGGCGCATGATGGCTTAAATGAATGCAAGGTGGGCGACACGGTGCGCATTGAAGAATGCAAGCCGATTTCCCGCCGCAAGACCTGGACTGTCGTTGTCCGGAATGGCCAGCCACTCGTTGCTGCCGCCGGTGCCACGTCCGGTGCGCAGGCGTAA
- the rpmC gene encoding 50S ribosomal protein L29, with amino-acid sequence MAKATKPADLRAKTVEELDTLLVDLKREQFNLRFQHATGQTEGQSRMRAVRRDIARVKTIATQVVKKSSAGHAPAVKS; translated from the coding sequence ATGGCAAAGGCAACAAAGCCGGCCGATCTGCGTGCCAAGACTGTTGAAGAACTTGATACGCTTCTCGTTGATCTGAAGCGCGAGCAGTTCAATCTTCGGTTCCAGCATGCGACCGGCCAGACCGAGGGTCAGTCCCGTATGCGCGCGGTTCGTCGTGACATCGCGCGTGTGAAGACGATTGCAACCCAGGTTGTGAAGAAGAGTTCTGCTGGCCACGCGCCAGCAGTAAAGTCCTGA
- the rplP gene encoding 50S ribosomal protein L16: MLSPKRTKYRKAHKGRIHGLAKGGTTLNFGAFGLKALQPERITARQIEAARRAITRAMKRAGRVWIRIFPDLPVSTKPAEVRMGSGKGSPEYWVARVKPGRILFEIEGVSPEVAREALALGAAKLPIKTKFVTRIGEA, from the coding sequence ATGCTTTCTCCCAAGCGGACAAAGTACCGCAAGGCCCACAAGGGCCGCATTCATGGGCTGGCCAAGGGTGGCACAACCTTGAATTTCGGAGCCTTCGGCCTGAAGGCTCTCCAGCCCGAACGGATCACGGCCCGCCAGATCGAAGCTGCCCGTCGTGCCATTACCCGCGCCATGAAACGTGCTGGTCGAGTGTGGATTCGGATTTTCCCGGATCTTCCGGTCTCGACAAAGCCCGCAGAAGTGCGTATGGGGTCCGGCAAGGGGTCGCCTGAATATTGGGTGGCTCGTGTGAAACCGGGTCGTATCCTGTTCGAGATCGAAGGCGTGTCGCCTGAAGTCGCGCGTGAAGCGCTGGCTCTGGGTGCTGCAAAGCTGCCGATCAAGACCAAGTTCGTGACCCGTATCGGAGAGGCGTGA
- the rpsC gene encoding 30S ribosomal protein S3 encodes MGHKVNPIGLRLGINRTWDSRWYADADYARLLHDDLKLRAYLRRKLSGAGVSRVVIERPAKKPRVTIYAARPGVVIGKKGQDIDVLRKDLARMAKTDVALNIVEIRKPEIDATLVAENIAQQLERRVAFRRAMKRAVQSAMRLGAQGIRINCSGRLGGAEIARVEWYREGRVPLHTLRADIDYGVATAKTTYGTCGVKVWIFKGEILAHDPLAQDRRAAEQAPQR; translated from the coding sequence ATGGGACATAAAGTTAACCCGATTGGGCTGCGGCTCGGTATTAACCGGACATGGGACAGTCGCTGGTACGCCGATGCCGATTATGCACGCCTGTTGCATGATGACCTGAAGCTGCGCGCCTATCTGCGGCGCAAGCTGTCAGGTGCCGGTGTGTCCCGCGTGGTGATCGAGCGTCCGGCTAAGAAGCCGCGCGTGACCATCTACGCCGCCCGTCCGGGCGTGGTGATTGGCAAGAAGGGCCAGGATATCGATGTGTTGCGCAAGGATTTGGCCCGTATGGCCAAGACCGATGTTGCGCTGAACATTGTTGAGATCCGCAAGCCGGAAATCGATGCGACCTTGGTGGCAGAGAACATTGCCCAGCAGCTTGAGCGTCGTGTTGCTTTCCGTCGTGCCATGAAGCGTGCTGTGCAGTCCGCCATGCGCCTGGGCGCGCAGGGGATCCGGATCAACTGCTCGGGTCGTTTGGGTGGCGCGGAAATCGCACGTGTCGAGTGGTATCGTGAAGGTCGCGTGCCGCTGCATACGCTGCGTGCGGATATCGATTACGGTGTGGCGACCGCCAAGACGACCTACGGCACCTGTGGTGTGAAGGTCTGGATCTTCAAGGGTGAGATTCTTGCCCATGATCCGCTGGCGCAGGACCGTCGCGCCGCCGAACAGGCTCCGCAGCGCTAA
- the rplV gene encoding 50S ribosomal protein L22, which translates to MSKPKHPRTLAETEAQALTRNIRISPRKLNLVAGLIRNKPAAQAIATLTFSKRRIAQQVKKTLESAIANAENNHQLDVDQLIVARAEVGKSIVMRRFHARGRGRSARIEKFFSHLTIVVAEKKPEAETEKKAA; encoded by the coding sequence ATGAGCAAGCCTAAGCATCCGCGTACGCTCGCGGAAACCGAGGCGCAGGCGCTGACGCGGAACATCCGCATCAGCCCGCGCAAGCTGAATCTTGTTGCGGGTCTGATCCGCAACAAGCCGGCTGCGCAGGCAATCGCCACCCTCACATTCTCCAAGCGTCGTATTGCCCAGCAGGTTAAGAAGACCCTGGAAAGTGCGATTGCCAATGCCGAGAATAACCATCAGCTTGATGTTGATCAGCTGATTGTTGCCCGTGCAGAGGTAGGTAAGTCGATCGTGATGCGTCGTTTCCACGCACGTGGTCGTGGCCGTTCGGCCCGCATCGAGAAGTTCTTCAGCCACCTGACCATCGTTGTGGCGGAAAAGAAGCCCGAAGCTGAAACCGAAAAGAAGGCGGCCTGA
- the rpsS gene encoding 30S ribosomal protein S19: MARSVWKGPFVDGYLLNKADASRASGRNEVIKIWSRRSTILPQFVGLTFGVYNGHKFLPVQVSENMVGHKFGEFSPTRTFTGHSSDKKAKRG; this comes from the coding sequence ATGGCACGTTCCGTCTGGAAGGGCCCGTTCGTGGACGGGTATCTGCTGAACAAAGCCGATGCATCGCGCGCGTCGGGCCGTAACGAAGTGATCAAGATCTGGTCGCGTCGATCCACCATCCTGCCGCAGTTCGTCGGACTGACGTTCGGCGTCTATAATGGGCACAAATTCCTGCCCGTGCAGGTTTCCGAGAATATGGTGGGGCACAAGTTCGGTGAGTTTTCACCGACCCGTACCTTCACGGGTCATTCTTCGGACAAGAAAGCGAAGCGGGGCTGA
- the rplB gene encoding 50S ribosomal protein L2, translating into MALKHFNPVTPSLRGTVLIDRKELWKGKPVKGLTEGKNKSGGRNNHGRTTSRFIGGGHKQSYRYVDFKRRKFDVVGTVERLEYDPNRTAFIALIKYEDGELAYIIAPQRLKAGDQVVAGARADIKPGNAMPLSAVPVGTIIHNIELKAGGGGKIARSAGTYAQLVGKDVGYAQIKLQSGELRVVRAECMATIGAVSNPDNMNQHLGKAGRNRWLGRRPHNRGVVMNPVDHPHGGGEGRTSGGRHPVTPWGKPTKGYKTRVNKRTDSLIIRRRKTGK; encoded by the coding sequence ATGGCATTGAAGCACTTTAATCCAGTTACCCCCAGCCTGCGCGGAACGGTTCTGATCGACCGCAAGGAGCTGTGGAAAGGTAAGCCCGTCAAAGGGCTGACCGAGGGGAAAAACAAGAGCGGCGGTCGTAACAACCATGGCCGCACCACCTCGCGTTTTATCGGTGGTGGACACAAGCAGTCCTACCGCTATGTCGATTTCAAGCGTCGCAAGTTCGATGTGGTCGGCACGGTGGAGCGTCTGGAATATGATCCCAACCGTACGGCCTTCATCGCCCTCATCAAGTATGAGGATGGCGAACTGGCCTACATCATCGCACCGCAGCGCCTCAAGGCAGGTGATCAGGTCGTTGCTGGTGCCCGGGCTGATATCAAGCCGGGTAACGCGATGCCCCTGTCGGCGGTTCCGGTGGGCACGATTATCCACAACATCGAGCTCAAGGCCGGTGGTGGTGGGAAGATCGCCCGTTCCGCTGGTACCTACGCACAGCTGGTCGGCAAAGATGTGGGCTATGCCCAGATTAAGCTGCAGTCCGGTGAACTGCGTGTGGTCCGCGCGGAATGCATGGCTACCATTGGTGCCGTGTCCAACCCGGACAACATGAACCAGCATCTGGGTAAGGCCGGCCGTAACCGCTGGCTGGGCCGCCGTCCGCATAACCGTGGTGTCGTCATGAACCCGGTTGACCATCCGCATGGTGGTGGTGAAGGACGGACTTCAGGCGGTCGTCATCCGGTTACGCCATGGGGCAAGCCGACTAAGGGTTACAAGACCAGGGTCAACAAGCGTACGGACAGTCTGATCATCCGTCGCCGGAAGACCGGCAAGTAA
- a CDS encoding 50S ribosomal protein L23 — MSREAMYDIIRSPLITEKATALSEKNQVGFKVAISATKPEIKVAVETLFGVKVLGVNTLIQKGKAKRFKGRPGQRSDVKKAFVQLAEGQSIDLTAKLV, encoded by the coding sequence ATGTCTCGGGAAGCGATGTACGACATCATTCGCTCCCCCCTGATTACGGAGAAGGCGACAGCTCTGTCCGAAAAGAATCAGGTCGGCTTTAAGGTTGCGATCAGCGCGACGAAGCCGGAGATCAAGGTGGCAGTCGAGACGCTGTTCGGTGTGAAGGTTCTGGGTGTCAATACGCTCATCCAGAAGGGTAAGGCCAAGCGCTTCAAGGGTCGTCCCGGCCAGCGTTCGGATGTGAAGAAGGCGTTTGTCCAGCTTGCCGAAGGTCAGTCCATTGACCTGACCGCGAAGCTGGTTTGA
- the rplD gene encoding 50S ribosomal protein L4, translating to MDYEIKTLDNGSAGTASLPDEIFAVTPRNDIMARVVHWQLAKRRAGTHKVKGMGEISGTTKKPYRQKGTGSARQGSLRSPQYRTGGVVHGPVVRDHGYDLPKKVRRLGLISALSQKAAEGKLVVLDAATASGKSAELAKKLKVLGWTSALIVDAAVEENFGRAARNLPKIDILPTIGANVYDILNHDVLAITRAGVEGLKERLA from the coding sequence ATGGATTACGAGATCAAAACCCTCGATAACGGAAGCGCAGGTACTGCCAGCCTTCCCGACGAGATTTTCGCCGTAACGCCGCGCAATGATATCATGGCGCGTGTGGTGCACTGGCAGCTTGCAAAGCGCCGCGCGGGTACGCACAAGGTCAAGGGCATGGGGGAAATCTCCGGCACGACCAAGAAGCCGTACCGCCAGAAGGGCACAGGTAGCGCCCGTCAGGGTTCGCTGCGTTCGCCGCAGTACCGCACTGGTGGCGTGGTTCATGGTCCGGTCGTGCGCGATCATGGCTATGACCTGCCGAAGAAGGTGCGCCGTTTGGGCCTGATTTCCGCGCTGTCGCAGAAGGCCGCTGAGGGCAAGCTGGTGGTGCTGGATGCAGCGACCGCATCAGGCAAGTCCGCAGAACTGGCCAAGAAGCTGAAGGTTCTGGGCTGGACATCCGCACTGATCGTGGATGCCGCTGTTGAAGAAAACTTTGGCCGAGCTGCGCGCAACCTGCCGAAGATCGACATTCTTCCGACCATCGGTGCGAATGTCTATGACATCCTGAACCACGATGTGCTGGCCATCACCCGCGCAGGCGTTGAGGGTCTGAAGGAGCGTCTGGCATGA
- the rplC gene encoding 50S ribosomal protein L3 — MRTGLIAKKLGMTRLFKEDGTHVPVTVLQVDDLQVVDVRTTERDGYTAVQLGAGNAKVKNVSKPNRGHFAKAKVEPKKKLAEFRVADDAVLEVGASLSAAHFVAGQKVDVTGTSKGKGFAGAMKRWNFAGLEATHGVSISHRSHGSTGNRQDPGKVFKNKKMAGHLGSERVTTLNLEIAAVDAEKNLIMIRGSVPGGKNETVLVRDAIKKARHAEAPYPAALVEAAG, encoded by the coding sequence ATGCGCACCGGATTGATCGCAAAAAAGCTGGGTATGACCCGGCTGTTCAAGGAAGACGGCACACATGTGCCGGTGACTGTCCTGCAGGTTGATGATCTGCAGGTGGTTGATGTCCGTACCACCGAACGTGACGGCTATACCGCCGTTCAGCTCGGCGCGGGCAATGCCAAGGTCAAAAATGTGTCGAAGCCGAACCGCGGCCATTTTGCCAAGGCCAAGGTCGAGCCCAAGAAGAAGCTGGCTGAATTCCGCGTTGCGGATGATGCTGTCCTGGAAGTCGGGGCTTCTCTGTCCGCCGCCCATTTTGTGGCGGGGCAGAAGGTGGACGTTACCGGCACCAGCAAGGGTAAGGGTTTTGCCGGCGCCATGAAGCGCTGGAACTTTGCCGGTCTCGAAGCCACCCACGGTGTCTCGATCAGTCACCGTTCGCACGGGTCGACGGGTAACCGTCAGGATCCGGGCAAGGTTTTCAAGAACAAGAAGATGGCTGGCCATCTCGGTTCCGAGCGTGTGACCACGCTGAACCTTGAGATTGCGGCTGTCGATGCCGAAAAGAACCTGATCATGATCCGCGGCTCCGTGCCGGGGGGGAAGAACGAGACGGTTCTGGTTCGTGATGCGATCAAGAAGGCCCGTCATGCCGAGGCGCCGTATCCGGCGGCCCTGGTTGAGGCTGCGGGCTGA
- the rpsJ gene encoding 30S ribosomal protein S10, protein MDNQNIRIRLKAYDHRVLDNSTKEIVNTAKRTGARVRGPIPLPTHIERFTVNRSPHVDKKSREQFEIRTHRRLLDIVEPTPQTVDALMKLDLAAGVDVEIKL, encoded by the coding sequence ATGGACAACCAGAACATCCGCATTCGCCTGAAGGCGTACGATCATCGGGTGCTTGACAACAGCACGAAAGAGATCGTCAACACGGCGAAGCGTACGGGTGCGCGGGTTCGGGGTCCTATCCCGCTGCCGACGCATATTGAACGGTTTACTGTAAACCGCTCCCCCCACGTGGATAAGAAAAGCCGCGAGCAGTTCGAAATTCGGACCCATCGCCGGCTGCTCGACATTGTCGAGCCGACCCCGCAGACCGTGGACGCTCTCATGAAACTCGACCTCGCCGCTGGCGTGGATGTCGAGATTAAACTCTAA
- the tuf gene encoding elongation factor Tu encodes MAKAKFERNKPHCNIGTIGHVDHGKTSLTAAITKTLAKSGGAEFKAYDMIDAAPEERARGITISTAHVEYETAKRHYAHVDCPGHADYVKNMITGAAQMDGAILVVSAADGPMPQTREHILLARQVGVPALVVFLNKVDQVDDPELLELVEMEVRELLSAYQFPGDDIPIIKGSALVTLEDGDPEVGENRVLDLMNAVDEYIPQPERPVDRPFLMPIEDVFSISGRGTVVTGRVERGVVNVGDEIEIVGLRPTQKTTVTGVEMFRKLLDRGEAGDNIGALVRGTKREDVERGQVLAKPGSITPHTKFKAEAYILTKEEGGRHTPFFTNYRPQFYFRTTDVTGVVHLPEGTEMVMPGDNVAMDVELIAPIAMDEGLRFAIREGGRTVGAGVVASITA; translated from the coding sequence ATGGCAAAGGCTAAATTTGAGCGGAATAAGCCGCACTGCAACATCGGTACGATTGGTCACGTCGATCACGGCAAGACCTCGCTGACCGCTGCTATCACCAAGACGCTGGCGAAGTCCGGCGGTGCCGAGTTCAAGGCATACGACATGATCGACGCTGCGCCGGAAGAGCGCGCTCGTGGCATTACCATCTCGACCGCCCACGTCGAGTATGAGACTGCTAAGCGTCACTATGCTCACGTCGACTGCCCCGGCCATGCTGACTACGTGAAGAACATGATCACGGGTGCCGCGCAGATGGACGGCGCGATCCTGGTTGTGTCCGCTGCTGACGGCCCGATGCCCCAGACGCGTGAGCACATCCTGCTTGCCCGCCAGGTTGGTGTGCCGGCGCTGGTCGTGTTCCTGAACAAGGTTGATCAGGTTGACGATCCGGAACTGCTGGAACTCGTCGAGATGGAAGTGCGTGAGCTGCTTTCCGCTTACCAGTTCCCCGGCGACGATATTCCCATCATCAAAGGTTCGGCCCTGGTGACGCTGGAAGATGGCGACCCGGAAGTCGGTGAAAACCGCGTTCTGGACCTGATGAATGCCGTTGACGAGTACATTCCGCAGCCGGAGCGTCCGGTTGATCGTCCGTTCCTGATGCCGATCGAAGATGTGTTCTCCATCTCCGGTCGTGGCACTGTGGTGACGGGTCGTGTCGAGCGTGGCGTTGTGAACGTTGGCGACGAAATCGAGATCGTTGGTCTGCGCCCGACGCAGAAGACGACAGTGACTGGTGTCGAAATGTTCCGCAAGCTGCTTGATCGCGGTGAAGCTGGTGACAACATCGGCGCACTGGTGCGTGGCACGAAGCGTGAAGACGTTGAGCGTGGTCAGGTGCTGGCAAAGCCGGGTTCCATCACCCCGCACACCAAGTTCAAGGCGGAAGCCTACATCCTGACGAAGGAAGAAGGTGGCCGTCACACGCCGTTCTTCACCAACTATCGTCCGCAGTTCTATTTCCGCACGACCGACGTCACCGGCGTTGTTCACCTGCCGGAAGGCACGGAAATGGTCATGCCTGGCGATAACGTCGCTATGGATGTGGAGCTGATCGCTCCGATCGCCATGGATGAAGGTCTGCGCTTCGCTATCCGCGAAGGTGGCCGCACCGTTGGTGCAGGTGTTGTTGCTTCCATCACGGCGTGA
- the rpsG gene encoding 30S ribosomal protein S7, whose protein sequence is MSRRHRAVKREILPDPKFGDVVITRFMNALMYDGKKSTAEGIVYGALEVLRRRGGAAADPVVMFHSALDNVKPAVEVRSRRVGGATYQVPVEVRAERRQALAIRWLIDASRKRGENTMQDRLSNELLDAVNNRGAAVKKREDTHRMAEANKAFSHYRW, encoded by the coding sequence ATGAGTCGCCGTCATCGCGCAGTAAAGCGCGAGATTCTTCCCGATCCGAAATTTGGTGATGTCGTCATTACGCGTTTCATGAACGCCCTGATGTACGACGGCAAGAAGTCCACAGCCGAAGGGATCGTCTATGGCGCCCTTGAGGTGCTGCGCCGCCGTGGTGGTGCTGCTGCGGACCCCGTGGTGATGTTCCACAGTGCGTTGGACAACGTGAAGCCTGCTGTTGAGGTGCGTTCCCGCCGTGTTGGTGGTGCCACCTACCAGGTTCCGGTTGAAGTCCGAGCTGAGCGCCGTCAGGCGCTGGCCATCCGCTGGCTGATCGACGCGTCGCGCAAGCGGGGCGAGAACACCATGCAGGACCGTCTGTCGAACGAACTTCTTGATGCGGTCAACAATCGTGGCGCAGCGGTCAAGAAGCGCGAAGACACGCACCGCATGGCAGAAGCCAACAAGGCATTCAGTCATTACCGCTGGTAA
- the rpsL gene encoding 30S ribosomal protein S12 — protein MPTINQLIAKGREPAAKRNKVPALQGCPQKRGVCTRVYTTTPKKPNSALRKVAKVRLTNGYEVVSYIPGEGHNLQEHSVVLIRGGRVKDLPGVRYHILRGVLDTQGIAKRRQRRSLYGAKRPK, from the coding sequence ATGCCGACCATCAACCAGTTGATCGCGAAAGGTCGCGAGCCCGCAGCCAAACGCAACAAGGTTCCTGCTCTGCAGGGCTGTCCGCAGAAGCGTGGCGTTTGTACTCGTGTTTACACAACCACACCGAAGAAGCCGAACTCGGCTCTGCGTAAGGTGGCAAAAGTTCGCCTGACCAACGGGTATGAGGTTGTGAGCTATATTCCGGGTGAGGGGCATAACCTCCAGGAACATAGTGTTGTCCTGATCCGTGGTGGTCGCGTTAAGGATCTTCCTGGCGTGCGTTATCACATCCTGCGCGGCGTTCTGGACACCCAGGGTATCGCCAAGCGTCGTCAGCGTCGCTCGCTCTATGGCGCGAAGCGTCCTAAGTAA